The proteins below are encoded in one region of Methylobacillus flagellatus KT:
- a CDS encoding formylmethanofuran dehydrogenase subunit C: protein MSALTFTLNTTLQQRVDLSPLIPDNLAGKSLTDIGAILLDSGREKLRADSLFDISGDDAADIVFNNANGKLDFIGSQMKSGRITVNGGAGSYLGLQMRNGHIVLNGDADAFLASGLAGGLIEVKGNVGDFLAAALPGDRKGMKGGMVLISGNVGERAGDQMRRGIILIEGNAGAYLASRMLAGTIGVLGSVGEYVGYGMRRGTLLLKQEPKLHATLQDCGTHTLPYLSLMFKSFRDLPSKFATLNQNRVQRYAGDIANDGKGEILVFNQ from the coding sequence ATGAGCGCTTTGACCTTCACTCTCAACACAACATTACAGCAACGGGTCGACCTGTCCCCGCTCATCCCTGACAACCTGGCAGGCAAGAGCCTGACAGACATCGGTGCCATCCTGCTGGATAGCGGCCGCGAGAAATTACGCGCGGACAGCTTGTTCGATATTTCGGGCGACGATGCCGCAGACATCGTTTTCAACAACGCCAATGGCAAGCTGGACTTCATCGGCAGCCAGATGAAATCAGGCCGCATCACTGTCAACGGTGGTGCCGGTTCCTATCTCGGCCTGCAGATGCGTAACGGCCACATTGTGCTCAACGGTGATGCCGACGCATTCCTTGCCAGTGGCCTGGCGGGTGGGCTGATCGAGGTCAAGGGCAATGTCGGCGACTTTCTCGCCGCAGCACTACCCGGCGACCGCAAGGGCATGAAGGGCGGCATGGTACTCATCAGCGGCAATGTCGGCGAGCGCGCAGGCGACCAGATGCGTCGCGGCATCATCCTCATCGAGGGCAATGCCGGCGCATATCTCGCCTCGCGTATGCTGGCTGGCACCATCGGCGTACTAGGCAGTGTCGGCGAATACGTAGGCTACGGCATGCGCCGCGGCACCCTGCTGCTGAAGCAGGAACCCAAGCTGCATGCCACCTTGCAGGACTGCGGCACCCACACCCTGCCCTACCTCAGCCTGATGTTCAAATCGTTCCGCGACCTGCCGAGCAAGTTTGCCACGCTCAACCAGAACCGCGTGCAACGCTATGCCGGCGACATCGCCAACGACGGCAAGGGCGAAATCCTGGTCTTCAACCAGTAA
- a CDS encoding beta-ribofuranosylaminobenzene 5'-phosphate synthase family protein, with product MKEIIIKKQGVSVVTTARLHMGFFDLNGDLGRRFGSIGVSLSQPATELHAWPAQVFSAEGPGAARAVRVATRLSESLGLQGGMDMRLVRAIPEHAGLGSGTQMALAVGVALNQLFNLGLTIRDIALLTERGARSGIGIGTFATGGVVIDGGRGEHTVVPPVIARAEFPGNWRIILIFDHTQTGVHGDAEIDAFRSLPKFPSHTAATLCRHVLMQALPALAEHDLTTFGAAIRALQEHTGDHFAPAQGGRYASPRVTEVLEWLEAAGVACFGQSSWGPTGFAVFPDESEARAVASHLQEVFAHYPALEFMVCEGRNEGGVVNDLPAIVAAI from the coding sequence CTGAAGGAAATCATCATCAAAAAGCAAGGCGTCAGTGTTGTTACCACGGCACGGTTGCATATGGGATTCTTTGACCTGAACGGGGATCTGGGCCGTCGTTTTGGCAGTATCGGGGTTTCCCTGAGTCAACCAGCGACAGAGTTGCATGCGTGGCCCGCGCAGGTTTTTTCTGCTGAAGGTCCGGGAGCGGCCCGCGCCGTGCGTGTGGCGACCAGGCTGAGTGAGTCTCTTGGCTTGCAGGGCGGAATGGATATGCGGCTGGTGAGGGCCATTCCTGAACATGCTGGCTTGGGGTCGGGCACGCAAATGGCATTGGCAGTCGGTGTTGCTCTGAACCAGCTCTTCAATCTTGGCCTGACAATACGTGATATTGCATTGTTGACGGAGCGGGGCGCCCGCTCGGGTATTGGGATCGGGACGTTCGCTACCGGTGGCGTGGTGATTGATGGCGGGCGTGGTGAACACACCGTGGTGCCTCCCGTGATCGCGCGGGCTGAATTTCCAGGCAATTGGCGCATCATCCTGATTTTTGATCATACCCAGACAGGCGTTCACGGCGATGCAGAAATAGATGCATTCCGCAGCCTTCCCAAGTTCCCTTCCCATACTGCAGCTACTCTTTGCCGGCATGTGCTGATGCAGGCTTTGCCTGCCCTGGCCGAGCATGACCTAACTACATTTGGGGCGGCAATTCGTGCGCTGCAGGAGCATACTGGCGATCATTTTGCCCCTGCCCAAGGTGGTCGCTATGCCAGCCCTCGGGTGACGGAAGTGCTGGAATGGTTGGAAGCTGCCGGGGTTGCCTGTTTCGGACAAAGCTCCTGGGGACCTACCGGCTTTGCAGTTTTTCCGGATGAGAGTGAAGCCCGGGCAGTAGCATCGCATCTGCAAGAAGTGTTTGCGCATTATCCGGCGCTTGAATTCATGGTGTGTGAAGGACGCAATGAAGGCGGTGTCGTCAATGACTTGCCCGCAATCGTCGCGGCAATTTAG
- a CDS encoding helicase HerA-like domain-containing protein, whose amino-acid sequence MTPTPLAKSADFLYLLPKMANRHGLVAGATGTGKTVTLQSIAESFSRMGVPVFMADVKGDLAGISQVGGGNARIDARVAQLGLTDFSFAACPVTFWDVFGKQGHPIRTTIAEMGPLLLGRMLNLNDVQSGVLTAVFKIADDHGWLLLDLKDLRAMIQHAAENSTQYSAQYGNISSASVGAIQRALLQLEHEGADQLFGEPALNLDDMMQTDQKGWGVVNVLAADTLYHSPRVYATLLLWLLSELFEKLPEVGDLDKPKLAFFFDEAHLLFNDAPKSLLDKIEQVVRLIRSKGVGVYFVSQNPLDIPDVVLGQLGNRVQHALRAFTPRDQKAVKAAAETFRANPAVNVGEVITELAVGEALVSFLDEQGRPAPVERASICPPGSRIGPVSAAEREQLIKNSVIYGHYENSIDRESAYEILKGRATEVPVEQDEADDNSFDWGDLFGGGAGAQGKGKKSTSRQGVLETAAKSAARAIGSELGRQVLRGVLGSILGGKRRK is encoded by the coding sequence ATGACACCGACTCCTTTAGCCAAAAGCGCGGATTTCCTTTATCTACTCCCCAAAATGGCCAATCGTCATGGATTGGTCGCTGGCGCCACGGGAACAGGAAAGACAGTCACGCTGCAGAGCATTGCTGAAAGCTTTTCGCGTATGGGTGTGCCAGTATTCATGGCCGATGTCAAAGGCGACCTGGCCGGCATCAGTCAGGTTGGCGGCGGCAATGCCAGGATCGATGCGCGCGTTGCCCAGCTGGGCCTGACCGATTTTAGTTTTGCTGCTTGTCCCGTCACCTTCTGGGATGTCTTTGGCAAGCAGGGCCACCCGATCAGGACAACTATCGCCGAGATGGGGCCATTGTTGCTCGGGCGCATGCTCAACCTCAATGATGTGCAATCTGGCGTATTGACCGCCGTGTTCAAGATTGCCGATGACCATGGTTGGCTGCTGCTTGATCTCAAGGATCTGCGTGCGATGATTCAGCACGCTGCCGAAAATTCCACTCAATATAGCGCTCAGTATGGCAACATCTCCAGCGCCAGCGTAGGAGCGATCCAGCGCGCCTTGCTGCAGCTCGAGCATGAGGGGGCCGACCAGCTTTTCGGTGAGCCGGCCTTGAATCTGGACGATATGATGCAGACCGATCAAAAGGGCTGGGGTGTGGTGAATGTGCTGGCAGCCGATACTCTTTATCACTCCCCGAGAGTCTATGCGACCTTGCTGCTGTGGCTGTTGTCCGAACTGTTCGAGAAACTGCCGGAAGTCGGGGATCTGGACAAGCCAAAGCTGGCATTCTTCTTTGATGAGGCGCACCTGCTGTTCAATGACGCGCCGAAGTCCCTGCTCGACAAGATCGAGCAGGTCGTGAGATTGATTCGCTCCAAAGGTGTGGGCGTATATTTCGTTAGCCAGAACCCGCTCGATATTCCCGATGTCGTGCTCGGCCAATTGGGCAACCGCGTGCAGCACGCACTGCGTGCATTTACGCCACGAGATCAGAAAGCAGTCAAGGCGGCGGCCGAAACTTTCCGTGCTAACCCTGCAGTCAATGTCGGTGAGGTCATCACGGAACTTGCCGTAGGGGAGGCCTTGGTGTCATTCCTCGATGAGCAGGGCCGCCCAGCACCCGTGGAACGCGCATCCATCTGTCCACCTGGGAGTCGTATCGGTCCGGTCAGCGCTGCCGAGCGCGAGCAGCTGATCAAAAATTCCGTCATCTATGGACATTATGAAAACAGCATAGACCGGGAATCGGCCTATGAAATCCTCAAGGGCCGGGCAACAGAAGTGCCTGTCGAGCAAGATGAAGCCGACGACAACAGTTTTGATTGGGGGGACTTGTTCGGCGGCGGTGCAGGAGCGCAAGGCAAGGGCAAGAAGTCGACCAGCCGTCAAGGTGTACTGGAAACTGCTGCCAAAAGCGCTGCGCGTGCAATTGGCTCTGAATTGGGGCGGCAGGTATTGCGCGGAGTGCTGGGCTCCATTCTCGGGGGTAAGCGCCGCAAGTAG
- a CDS encoding formylmethanofuran dehydrogenase subunit B, giving the protein MTQSTQFPADLLEAVPYPADGLLSDDLTLARDANGNLSLQSPQCPQSKAFFERPRSNTTPAIHGKAATLEDAIAKASSLLQSAKHPLMAGLATDVYGMRAVMNLAETSGATIDHMNSKSSMKNILVMQNSGWFVTTLSEVKNRVDLLVVIGTDIVSYFPRFFERVIWNKEAMFTENTADREIVYLGGRDLNTAPGVSPNGKQPDVLPCDLDRVPEVLAALRAIVAGKSLKADNVAGIARESLEKLAERLKAAKYSVLAWTGSALDFPHAELSIQNIVGVVQELNKTTRSAGLPLSGNDGDVTAYNVSTWISGYPFRNSYRRGYPDYDPYHYDTSRLLAEGETDVLVWISSFKPERLPPHSNVPTIVIGHPAMQFEHAPDVFIPIAIPGLEANGAQFRSDSSVTLPLRKLRDTNLPTLADVLSAIESALKAD; this is encoded by the coding sequence ATGACGCAATCGACCCAATTTCCGGCGGATTTGCTGGAAGCAGTGCCCTATCCTGCTGACGGGCTATTGAGCGACGACCTGACGCTCGCGCGGGATGCAAATGGTAACTTATCCTTGCAATCGCCGCAGTGCCCCCAAAGCAAGGCTTTCTTTGAACGACCTCGCAGCAATACCACTCCCGCCATCCATGGAAAGGCAGCCACCCTGGAGGATGCCATCGCGAAGGCGAGCAGCCTGCTCCAGTCCGCAAAACATCCCTTGATGGCCGGCCTGGCAACAGACGTCTACGGCATGCGCGCGGTCATGAATCTCGCCGAAACTTCCGGCGCCACGATCGATCACATGAACTCCAAAAGTTCGATGAAGAACATTCTGGTCATGCAGAATTCCGGCTGGTTCGTGACCACATTGAGCGAAGTGAAGAACCGCGTTGACCTGCTGGTCGTAATCGGTACCGATATCGTCAGCTACTTCCCGCGTTTTTTTGAGCGCGTGATCTGGAACAAGGAGGCGATGTTCACTGAGAACACCGCTGACCGCGAAATCGTCTACCTGGGCGGCCGCGATCTGAATACCGCGCCAGGCGTTTCGCCAAACGGCAAGCAACCGGACGTGCTGCCTTGCGATCTTGACCGTGTGCCTGAAGTGCTCGCCGCACTGCGCGCGATTGTAGCCGGCAAGTCGCTCAAGGCGGACAATGTCGCCGGTATTGCACGCGAATCGCTGGAAAAATTGGCTGAGCGCCTCAAGGCCGCCAAGTACAGCGTACTCGCCTGGACTGGCAGCGCGCTGGATTTTCCGCATGCCGAGCTTTCCATCCAGAACATCGTCGGTGTCGTGCAGGAACTGAACAAGACCACGCGCAGCGCCGGCCTGCCGCTGAGCGGCAACGACGGCGACGTTACTGCCTATAACGTCAGTACATGGATTAGCGGCTACCCGTTCCGCAACTCTTACCGCCGCGGCTATCCCGATTACGATCCTTATCACTACGACACTTCTCGCCTGCTGGCCGAAGGCGAAACCGATGTGCTGGTCTGGATCAGCAGCTTTAAACCGGAGCGTTTGCCACCCCATAGCAATGTCCCCACCATCGTCATCGGCCATCCTGCCATGCAATTTGAACATGCTCCTGATGTCTTCATTCCGATTGCGATTCCCGGCCTCGAAGCCAATGGGGCGCAATTCCGCAGCGACAGCTCGGTAACATTGCCATTGCGTAAACTGCGCGACACCAACCTGCCCACTCTCGCCGATGTGCTCTCTGCCATAGAGTCAGCACTCAAGGCCGATTAA
- a CDS encoding OmpA family protein: MKTNITITTLIATLAMSGCANMSGTQKGAAIGAGAGAVVGAIAGKGKGAAIGAAVGAGAGALAGNVWSKRMEEQKRQMEEATKDTGVEVSQTEDNQLKLSIPSDISFASGKADIEPNFRVVLDNFATTLKNNPNTLVTIIGHTDNTGSDAINNPLSVNRAANTRDYLIARGIAASRFTIDGRGSREPLVSNDTPANRAKNRRVEIFVAEPAPAQ, translated from the coding sequence ATGAAAACCAATATCACCATCACCACCTTGATCGCAACTCTGGCCATGAGCGGCTGTGCCAACATGTCAGGAACCCAGAAAGGCGCTGCCATCGGTGCGGGCGCGGGTGCTGTCGTCGGCGCCATTGCCGGCAAAGGTAAAGGTGCCGCCATCGGCGCTGCAGTAGGCGCAGGTGCAGGCGCCCTTGCCGGTAACGTCTGGTCCAAGCGCATGGAAGAGCAGAAACGCCAGATGGAAGAAGCCACCAAGGATACCGGTGTCGAAGTCAGCCAGACCGAAGACAACCAACTCAAGCTGAGCATTCCCAGCGACATCTCCTTCGCTTCCGGCAAGGCCGATATCGAACCCAACTTCCGGGTCGTGCTGGACAACTTCGCCACTACCCTGAAGAACAACCCCAACACCCTGGTCACCATCATCGGCCACACTGACAATACTGGCTCTGACGCCATCAACAATCCACTGTCCGTGAACCGCGCGGCTAACACCCGTGACTACCTCATCGCGCGCGGTATCGCCGCCAGCCGCTTCACCATCGACGGCCGCGGCTCCCGCGAACCGCTGGTCAGCAACGACACGCCAGCCAACCGTGCCAAGAACCGCCGCGTGGAGATTTTTGTCGCGGAGCCTGCGCCCGCACAGTAA
- the fhcD gene encoding formylmethanofuran--tetrahydromethanopterin N-formyltransferase has product MIINGVTIDDTFAEAFGMRGTRVIITAQNLRWAYNAARAMTGFATSVIACGVEAGIERELTPEETPDGRPGVSILMFAMSSAVLIKQLETRMGQCVLTCPTAAAFSGIDEGYPEITRINLGKNLRFFGDGFQISKVFNGKRYWRVPVMDGEFLTEETTGMIRSVGGGNFLILAESQPQALAACEAAIDAMSKIPNVIMPFPGGVVRSGSKVGSKYKALIASTNDAFCPTLKGITKTELSPEIESVMEIVIDGLTDPDIRVAMRAGIAAACELGAKNGIKRISAGNYGGKLGPYHFKLREIMA; this is encoded by the coding sequence ATGATTATCAACGGCGTAACCATAGACGACACCTTTGCCGAAGCCTTCGGCATGCGCGGCACCCGTGTCATCATCACCGCGCAGAATCTGCGCTGGGCCTACAACGCAGCGCGCGCCATGACCGGCTTCGCTACCTCGGTGATTGCCTGCGGCGTGGAAGCGGGCATCGAGCGTGAGCTCACCCCGGAAGAAACACCGGATGGCCGCCCGGGTGTCTCCATCCTCATGTTTGCCATGAGCAGCGCGGTATTGATCAAGCAACTCGAAACCCGTATGGGCCAATGTGTGCTGACCTGTCCCACTGCGGCAGCATTCTCGGGCATTGACGAAGGCTATCCAGAGATCACCAGGATCAACCTCGGCAAGAACCTGCGCTTTTTTGGCGACGGCTTCCAGATTTCCAAGGTATTCAATGGCAAGCGCTACTGGCGCGTACCGGTCATGGACGGCGAGTTCCTCACTGAGGAAACCACAGGCATGATCCGCTCTGTCGGCGGCGGCAATTTCCTGATTCTGGCGGAATCCCAGCCGCAGGCGCTCGCCGCATGCGAAGCCGCAATCGATGCCATGAGCAAAATTCCCAATGTCATCATGCCGTTCCCAGGTGGCGTCGTGCGTTCCGGCTCCAAGGTCGGCTCCAAGTACAAGGCATTGATCGCGTCGACCAACGATGCCTTCTGCCCCACACTCAAGGGCATCACCAAGACCGAGCTTTCGCCCGAGATCGAATCGGTGATGGAAATCGTGATCGACGGCCTTACCGACCCCGACATTCGTGTTGCCATGCGCGCAGGCATCGCCGCCGCATGCGAGCTCGGCGCCAAGAATGGCATCAAGCGCATTTCCGCCGGCAACTACGGAGGCAAACTCGGACCCTATCACTTCAAACTAAGGGAGATCATGGCATGA
- a CDS encoding NAD(P)-dependent methylenetetrahydromethanopterin dehydrogenase: MEKVSILHLITAAKNASPFDVNMAFDAGFDKIVPYTNVELKEVTGLVQDAIFSRSPSGVKRESIFIGGRDIDVAMDMLETARKAMVPPFEVSVFADPSGAFTTAAAMMAKVEQHLIKNFGGDLSGRKVSVFGATGPVGGCTAVIAAKYGAEVELVAHRAVADVEEKAASYNQRYGIKIGYTDGSNDALKQQILQRTDIALCAAAAGIQVISLAQMAGSPTLKVVADVNAVPPTGAEGVDVFADGVAIPGTNAFGIGALAIGNVKYTTQHNLLKQMLEATEKKVYLDFLAAFETARNSIK; encoded by the coding sequence ATGGAAAAAGTATCGATATTGCATTTGATCACGGCTGCCAAGAATGCCAGCCCATTTGATGTCAACATGGCATTTGATGCGGGTTTCGACAAGATTGTCCCATATACCAATGTTGAACTGAAGGAAGTGACCGGGCTGGTGCAGGACGCGATTTTTTCTCGTAGCCCCAGCGGGGTTAAGCGGGAAAGCATCTTCATCGGTGGTCGTGATATTGATGTTGCGATGGATATGCTGGAAACGGCGCGTAAAGCCATGGTGCCTCCCTTCGAGGTTTCGGTATTCGCTGACCCGTCGGGCGCCTTCACTACGGCGGCTGCCATGATGGCCAAGGTGGAACAGCATTTGATCAAGAATTTCGGCGGGGATCTTAGCGGTCGCAAGGTGAGCGTGTTCGGTGCAACCGGTCCGGTAGGTGGGTGTACTGCCGTGATTGCAGCCAAGTATGGTGCGGAAGTCGAGCTGGTAGCGCACCGTGCCGTGGCTGACGTTGAGGAAAAGGCGGCGTCCTACAACCAGCGATACGGTATCAAGATCGGTTACACGGATGGCAGCAATGATGCGCTGAAGCAGCAAATCCTGCAGCGTACCGATATTGCGTTGTGTGCCGCTGCTGCCGGGATTCAGGTCATCAGCCTGGCGCAGATGGCAGGTTCGCCAACCCTGAAGGTGGTGGCCGATGTTAATGCCGTGCCGCCTACAGGTGCCGAAGGCGTCGACGTGTTTGCGGACGGCGTCGCCATTCCCGGCACCAATGCATTCGGTATTGGCGCTCTGGCGATCGGCAATGTCAAGTACACCACCCAGCATAACCTGCTCAAGCAGATGCTCGAAGCAACAGAGAAAAAGGTTTATCTTGATTTCCTTGCTGCATTCGAGACAGCACGCAACAGCATCAAGTAA
- a CDS encoding formylmethanofuran dehydrogenase subunit A, producing the protein MLIKLTGGRVYDPAHQIDGKVMDIYIRDGRIIDRPGDHDTIDQEYDLRGKVVMAGAIDMHTHIGGGKVNIARLMLPEDHRGSATTHTAACRAGCGHAAPSTLNTGYRYAEMGYTAGFEPALSPVNARQSHLEMCDIPILDKGGYAMLGSDDYFLRMLAAKKDQNAINDYVAWILHATQAIGIKVVNPGGINAFKFNQRALNLDEQNVHYQVTPREVLQALTRAVYELGIAHPLHVHGNNLGVPGNVETTLKTMGAVEGYPVHLTHIQFHSYGTEGDRKFSSGAAAVAEALNKHKNVSADVGQILFGQTVTASGDTMRQYANAGHAHPNKAVLMDIECDSGCGVVPFKYKDKNFVNALQWAIGLEIFLLTEDPWRIFLTTDHPNGAPFTSYPHLIRLLMDKSFRNDMFAKLNLDAQAMSTLTSIDREYSLYEIAIMTRAGAAKLVGLHDRGHLGAGGAADITVYTDNPDREAMFSKPDYVFKDGELVVKDGQVVKVTWGSTHTVKPDFDRSIEKDLKQYFDRYHTMNMENYKVNAAELEDGGRGKVIVQEAKGRREKTA; encoded by the coding sequence ATGCTGATTAAACTGACAGGTGGCCGGGTCTATGATCCTGCGCACCAAATTGACGGCAAAGTCATGGACATCTACATCCGAGACGGCCGCATCATCGACCGTCCCGGCGATCACGACACCATCGACCAGGAATACGACCTACGCGGCAAGGTAGTCATGGCGGGCGCAATCGACATGCATACCCATATCGGCGGCGGTAAGGTCAATATTGCCCGCCTAATGCTGCCTGAGGATCACCGCGGCTCCGCCACCACACATACGGCAGCTTGCCGTGCCGGTTGTGGCCATGCGGCCCCCTCTACATTGAACACCGGCTATCGCTACGCAGAAATGGGTTACACCGCAGGCTTCGAGCCAGCGCTTTCCCCGGTCAATGCGCGCCAGTCTCACCTAGAAATGTGCGATATCCCCATTCTGGATAAGGGTGGCTACGCCATGCTGGGCAGCGACGACTATTTCCTGCGCATGCTGGCAGCAAAGAAGGATCAGAATGCGATTAACGACTACGTTGCCTGGATACTTCATGCCACACAGGCCATCGGCATCAAGGTGGTCAATCCCGGCGGCATCAACGCCTTCAAGTTCAACCAGCGTGCATTGAATCTGGATGAACAGAACGTGCATTACCAGGTAACACCACGCGAAGTGCTGCAGGCCCTGACGCGCGCCGTCTACGAACTGGGCATTGCCCACCCGCTGCATGTGCACGGCAACAACCTCGGCGTACCCGGCAACGTCGAAACCACGCTCAAGACCATGGGCGCCGTGGAAGGCTACCCAGTCCACCTTACTCATATCCAGTTCCACAGCTACGGCACCGAGGGCGACCGCAAGTTCTCCTCGGGCGCAGCAGCAGTTGCTGAGGCATTGAATAAGCACAAGAACGTCTCCGCCGACGTCGGGCAGATCCTGTTCGGCCAGACCGTCACCGCTTCCGGCGACACCATGCGCCAGTATGCCAACGCCGGTCACGCACACCCGAACAAGGCCGTACTCATGGATATCGAATGCGACTCCGGTTGCGGCGTCGTACCGTTCAAGTACAAGGACAAGAACTTCGTCAACGCATTGCAATGGGCGATCGGCCTGGAAATCTTCCTGCTGACGGAAGACCCATGGCGCATCTTCCTTACCACCGATCACCCGAACGGCGCACCTTTCACCAGCTATCCGCACCTGATCCGCCTGCTGATGGACAAGAGTTTCCGCAACGACATGTTCGCCAAGCTTAACCTGGATGCCCAGGCCATGAGCACGCTGACCTCGATCGATCGCGAATACAGCCTTTATGAAATCGCCATCATGACGCGCGCCGGCGCGGCCAAACTGGTCGGTCTGCACGACCGCGGCCATCTCGGCGCTGGCGGCGCCGCCGACATTACGGTCTACACCGACAATCCGGATCGCGAAGCCATGTTCTCCAAGCCTGACTATGTGTTCAAGGATGGCGAACTAGTGGTCAAGGATGGCCAGGTAGTTAAAGTCACCTGGGGCAGTACGCATACGGTCAAGCCGGATTTCGATCGCAGCATTGAAAAGGATCTCAAGCAATATTTCGACCGCTATCACACCATGAACATGGAAAATTACAAGGTCAACGCCGCCGAGCTTGAAGACGGCGGCCGCGGCAAGGTCATTGTTCAGGAAGCCAAGGGTCGCAGGGAGAAGACAGCATAA
- a CDS encoding ATP-grasp domain-containing protein produces the protein MARKLVIAAVCARPYVEMACAAGYEVLALDAFADEDTSTLASQALRLPYAECGFERGAFEAALSAICREHECAGFLYGSGFEADPALLGMVSARMPLIGNAADVVARAKSVPGFFSLLAELDIPHPPTSKRSPSTKCGWLLKREGGSGGTHVRRADRSAGPGEYFQQELAGVPVSLLFAADGANVRVIGYNMQKVAASAKMPFRYGGLVSNVGLPADCCEVLRKAALALTQTLKLRGLNSVDAVLTPDGRTFVLELNPRLTASAAAYRTHPGLLAIHLDACQGRLHDVDVEPVSQAQAVCYAREDFTVPCNLDWPAWASDLPAAGSRIVAGDPVCSVYAEAADASVAEALAQHRLQAIAELQRQAPAAVEI, from the coding sequence TTGGCTCGCAAGCTTGTCATTGCGGCGGTTTGTGCCAGGCCCTATGTGGAGATGGCCTGTGCGGCAGGCTATGAAGTATTGGCGTTAGATGCGTTTGCTGATGAAGATACCAGCACGCTGGCAAGCCAAGCGCTCAGGTTACCGTATGCGGAATGCGGTTTCGAGCGCGGTGCCTTTGAAGCGGCCTTGTCCGCTATCTGCCGCGAACACGAGTGCGCCGGGTTTTTGTACGGTAGTGGCTTCGAGGCTGATCCTGCACTGCTGGGGATGGTCTCGGCCCGTATGCCGTTGATAGGAAATGCTGCCGATGTCGTTGCCCGGGCCAAGAGTGTGCCCGGTTTTTTTAGCTTGTTGGCCGAGCTGGATATCCCGCATCCGCCGACGTCTAAACGCTCACCCAGCACCAAGTGCGGGTGGCTGTTGAAGCGCGAGGGTGGATCTGGGGGCACGCATGTTCGCCGTGCGGACAGGAGCGCCGGCCCTGGAGAGTATTTCCAGCAAGAGTTGGCGGGGGTGCCGGTTTCCTTGCTATTCGCGGCCGACGGTGCCAATGTCAGGGTGATTGGCTACAACATGCAGAAAGTAGCGGCATCTGCCAAGATGCCGTTTCGCTATGGCGGATTGGTCAGTAACGTAGGGTTGCCTGCAGATTGCTGCGAAGTATTGCGCAAGGCAGCATTGGCATTGACCCAGACATTGAAGCTCAGGGGCCTCAATAGCGTGGATGCCGTGCTGACGCCAGACGGGCGAACTTTCGTGCTTGAGCTCAATCCGCGACTGACGGCGAGTGCCGCAGCGTATCGCACCCACCCTGGCTTGTTGGCAATTCACCTAGATGCCTGCCAGGGCAGGCTGCATGATGTTGATGTGGAGCCTGTGTCGCAAGCGCAGGCAGTTTGCTATGCCAGAGAGGATTTTACTGTGCCTTGCAACCTTGACTGGCCCGCATGGGCTTCCGACCTGCCTGCCGCAGGAAGCCGGATTGTAGCAGGTGATCCTGTCTGCAGCGTATATGCCGAAGCTGCGGATGCTAGTGTGGCAGAGGCGTTGGCGCAGCATCGGTTGCAGGCCATTGCCGAGCTGCAGCGACAGGCTCCTGCAGCTGTTGAAATTTAG
- a CDS encoding IMPACT family protein has translation MQIIVQPGQAEQTINKSRFVAIAEYCADERAVSMALRRLAAAHQSAHHLAYAFRLKTPQGIVQRFSDAGEPSGTAGKPVLQFLEGRDLINVCVGVIRYYGGINLGTGGLVRAYGGTAKMALDAAETGPFVEMQKIRIELDYKQLDMFMREIAKMNGEILDKAFGEFVTVIATVPASEIPGLQQKYG, from the coding sequence TTGCAGATTATCGTACAGCCAGGTCAGGCAGAACAGACCATCAACAAATCCCGTTTTGTTGCAATCGCGGAATATTGTGCGGATGAGCGTGCCGTCAGCATGGCATTGCGTCGCCTGGCAGCAGCTCACCAGAGCGCGCATCATCTCGCCTATGCATTCCGCCTCAAGACCCCCCAAGGCATTGTGCAGCGCTTCAGCGATGCGGGCGAACCATCTGGTACGGCGGGCAAGCCGGTGCTGCAATTCCTCGAAGGCCGAGACCTTATCAATGTCTGCGTCGGCGTGATTCGTTATTACGGCGGCATCAACCTCGGCACCGGCGGCCTTGTCCGCGCTTATGGCGGCACGGCGAAAATGGCGCTTGATGCTGCGGAAACCGGACCTTTTGTCGAAATGCAGAAGATCCGCATCGAGCTTGATTACAAGCAACTGGATATGTTCATGCGGGAAATCGCCAAAATGAATGGCGAAATCCTCGACAAGGCATTTGGGGAGTTTGTTACCGTGATTGCCACGGTGCCAGCGAGCGAGATTCCGGGGTTGCAGCAGAAATACGGGTAG